One Littorina saxatilis isolate snail1 linkage group LG12, US_GU_Lsax_2.0, whole genome shotgun sequence genomic region harbors:
- the LOC138982432 gene encoding V-type proton ATPase subunit e-like, whose product MNTATTVGIISAVWAFIGIILPILIQFLMWKSPNKGIIQICLILTAVCCYLFWISVYLCQLNPLIGPQLETDLIRMIQMEWPKD is encoded by the exons ATGAATACTGCTACGACAGTCGGAATCATTTCGGCCGTTTGGGCCTTCATAGGAATTATCCTGCCCATTCTGATCCAGTTTTTGATGTGGAAGTCGCCGAACAAAGG GATCATCCAGATTTGTCTCATCCTGACAGCTGTATGTTGCTATTTGTT CTGGATCTCAGTTTACCTGTGTCAGCTGAATCCATTGATCGGCCCACAACTGGAGACCGACCTCATCAGGATGATACAGATGGAATGGCCCAAAGATTG A